The genomic region GCTCGAAGCCCAGCGATCGTACTGGAAGGCGCAGCTCGGCCATGCGCTCTCGGCGCTCGAACTCCCCACCGATTATTCTCGTCCGGCGACCCGATCGTTTCGCGGCGCGCACGAAGCGCTTGTGCTGTCCGGCGACCTGACGACAGCGCTCACTACCTTGAGCCAGCAAGAGAACGCGACTCTGTTTATGCTGCTGCTGGCTGCATTCAAGACCTTGCTGTACCGCTACACCGGCCAGGAGGACATCGTCGTCGGCTCGCCGATCGCCAACCGAACCCGGCATGGGATCGAAAACCTGATCGGCTTCTTTGTCAATATGCTGGCGCTCCGCACGGATCTTTCAGGCAATCCAAGCTTCCGCCAGCTTGTCGCGCGCGTCCGTGAGGTCTGTCTGGAAGGCTACACCTACCAGGATCTGCCGTTCGAGCAGGTGGTCGAGGCGGTGCTGCCATCGCGGAGCACCAGCCGCATGCCGCTGTTTACGGTAGCCTTCGCGCTACAGAATGCGCCGCTGCCGCCGCTCGACCTGCCGGATGTGACGGCGCAGCCGCTTGCCATCGACAACGGGACCACCAAGTATGACCTGACTTTGACGGTGCTGGAGACGGCCGAAGGGCTGCACGCCGCACTGGAGTACGATACCGACCTGTTCGAGTCCACCACGATTGCCGGGATGCTGGAGCACTTTCACACCCTGCTGCACGGGATCATCCTCGACCCCGACCAGCGCATCTCGGATTTGCCGCTGATCTCCGAGGCGGAGCAGCGTTTGCTGGAGGAGTGGGGGAATGCATAGATTCAAAACGAAGAGCAGGCCGACATAGATGTAAAGGCGACACGCGAGATGACCATCACCACCGCCCATACCAGATTTCCTTCCGGATCATCCACGCTGATTGAGCTTCTGCGGACCACAGCGCTCCACAATCCCGATCGGCAGGGGTACACGTTTCTGCTCAACGGTGAAACAGACGCCGTCAGCCTGACCTACGGCGAGCTGGATCGCCAGGCACGATCGATCGCGGCGCTGCTGCAACAGGCGCGGGCTTCCGGTGAGCGGGCGCTCCTGCTCTATCCCCCAGGACTTGAGTACATCGCGGCGTTTTTTGGGTGCCTGTACGCCGGGGTGGTCGCCGTTCCCGCCTACCCGCCCCGGCTGAATCGAAACCTGGACCGGCTTCAGACGATCGTCAAGGATGCGCAGCCAGGCATCGCCCTGACGACCGGCTCGCTGCTAGCGAGTATGCGGCAGCAGCCAACCTTTCCGCCGGACCTCGCCGCCCTTCGCT from Herpetosiphonaceae bacterium harbors:
- a CDS encoding condensation domain-containing protein, producing the protein LEAQRSYWKAQLGHALSALELPTDYSRPATRSFRGAHEALVLSGDLTTALTTLSQQENATLFMLLLAAFKTLLYRYTGQEDIVVGSPIANRTRHGIENLIGFFVNMLALRTDLSGNPSFRQLVARVREVCLEGYTYQDLPFEQVVEAVLPSRSTSRMPLFTVAFALQNAPLPPLDLPDVTAQPLAIDNGTTKYDLTLTVLETAEGLHAALEYDTDLFESTTIAGMLEHFHTLLHGIILDPDQRISDLPLISEAEQRLLEEWGNA